A genomic stretch from uncultured Cohaesibacter sp. includes:
- a CDS encoding amino acid ABC transporter permease gives MNYLDFGGVFSRMDLLISGAILTMQISLVAMLFALVVATLVAVMQLSSFRVVRFVAVAYIEAIRNTPFIVQLFVIYFGLPAIGLSLEPLPSAVLAMTFYGGAYTSEIIRAGIQSIDRGQVEAGRSLGMSPLDIFRYIIIKPALAAVFPSLVSQFILLLLSSSVVSAISVPELTGIGNDIQGITLRNMEVYLVIAAMYVGLVALLKGGLTLLERKVFPFKFLRG, from the coding sequence ATGAATTATCTGGACTTTGGCGGCGTCTTCTCTCGCATGGATTTGCTCATATCGGGCGCAATCCTGACCATGCAGATCTCGCTTGTGGCAATGCTCTTTGCGCTGGTCGTGGCAACGCTCGTCGCCGTCATGCAGCTCAGCTCGTTTCGAGTGGTGCGCTTTGTTGCCGTGGCCTATATCGAAGCCATTCGGAACACGCCGTTCATCGTCCAGCTATTTGTTATCTATTTCGGATTGCCCGCCATCGGGTTGAGCCTTGAGCCCCTGCCTTCGGCGGTGTTGGCCATGACCTTCTATGGCGGGGCCTACACTTCCGAAATCATCCGCGCAGGCATTCAAAGCATCGACCGTGGGCAGGTCGAAGCGGGGCGGTCTCTGGGGATGTCACCTCTTGATATCTTCCGATACATCATCATCAAACCCGCGCTCGCTGCCGTATTCCCCTCACTGGTGTCTCAGTTCATTCTTCTTTTGCTGTCTTCCAGTGTTGTCTCGGCCATTTCTGTTCCCGAATTGACGGGCATCGGAAATGACATTCAGGGCATAACCTTGCGCAATATGGAAGTCTATCTGGTTATCGCGGCCATGTATGTCGGGCTCGTCGCCTTGCTCAAGGGCGGGCTGACCCTGCTGGAACGCAAGGTCTTTCCCTTCAAGTTTCTAAGAGGATGA
- a CDS encoding FadR/GntR family transcriptional regulator — protein sequence MAKIPLMPARKQKLSDTIYAHILSQITAGEYSSGDKLPSEAELSSTFHVSRPIVREALSRLGTDGLIYSKRGIGSFVATKPSKRLTDFANAFDLSRFIRSFEPRIVLEVEAVRLAATRRTRAEVEEIAESVEALDRAIAKGELGQKEDMAFHDAIARAAHNDFFVHLLADLRAPVMETMNIGLELAREAAPTRRLRIIEEHSRIRDAIDTKDGDTAAGYMKYHLLQARAAMLDAHHLESRLSIVEDD from the coding sequence ATGGCAAAAATACCGCTAATGCCTGCGCGCAAACAGAAACTGTCCGATACGATCTATGCTCACATTCTCTCGCAGATAACCGCCGGGGAATATTCGTCGGGGGACAAGCTGCCGTCCGAAGCAGAGCTGTCGTCAACTTTTCATGTCTCCCGCCCCATCGTGCGTGAGGCGCTTTCGCGTCTGGGCACAGACGGGCTGATCTATTCCAAGCGCGGCATTGGCTCTTTCGTGGCGACCAAGCCCTCCAAGCGACTGACAGACTTTGCCAATGCCTTTGATCTATCGCGCTTCATTCGCTCGTTCGAACCGCGCATCGTTCTGGAAGTGGAAGCGGTGCGATTGGCTGCAACCCGGCGCACAAGGGCTGAGGTGGAGGAAATCGCAGAAAGCGTCGAGGCTCTCGATCGGGCAATCGCCAAGGGAGAGCTGGGTCAAAAGGAAGACATGGCCTTTCACGATGCCATTGCGCGGGCTGCGCATAATGATTTCTTCGTCCATCTGCTCGCAGATCTGCGCGCACCGGTGATGGAAACCATGAATATCGGCCTTGAACTGGCCAGAGAGGCGGCCCCGACCCGACGTCTGCGCATTATCGAGGAGCATTCTCGCATTCGCGATGCGATTGATACCAAGGATGGGGATACGGCCGCAGGTTATATGAAATATCATCTGCTGCAGGCCCGCGCCGCCATGCTGGATGCCCATCATCTGGAAAGTCGTCTCAGCATCGTTGAGGACGACTGA
- a CDS encoding aspartate aminotransferase family protein yields the protein MTFMANLPPTHELQQKDAAFHLHPFTDTKELNSKGARIITRAEGVYLYDSEGNRLLDGMAGLWCVNVGYGRKEIQEAAMRQMEQLPYYNTFFMTSHPPVVALSEKLASLAPDHINHVFYGNSGSESNDTVVRMVRHYWASMGKPDKKVIIARKNAYHGSTVAAASLGGMKGMHAQGGLPIPDITHIDQPYWYGEGGDMDPAEFGLMRARALEAEIDRIGEDKVAAFIAEPIQGAGGVIIPPDSYWPEIQRICDERDILLIADEVICGFGRTGNWFGSDTYQIKPDLMTIAKGLSSGYLPIAGVLVSDRVAEGFIAHGGEFAHGYTYSGHPVACAAALANLEIMENEHIVEGVRNRAAPYLAEKWAALGDHPLIGEARSKGLVAALELTPDKAARAPFAASKGTVGLLCREHCFNNGLVMRHVGDTMIIAPPLIISNSEIDELVSKAVKCLDLTLADLKARDLYK from the coding sequence ATGACTTTCATGGCCAACCTGCCACCGACCCACGAGCTGCAACAAAAGGATGCCGCCTTTCATTTGCATCCCTTCACCGACACCAAGGAGCTCAATAGCAAGGGCGCGCGCATTATCACGCGCGCTGAAGGGGTGTATCTTTATGACAGCGAAGGCAACCGGCTGCTGGATGGCATGGCCGGGCTCTGGTGTGTCAATGTCGGCTATGGACGCAAGGAGATTCAGGAAGCGGCCATGCGGCAGATGGAGCAGCTGCCCTATTACAACACCTTTTTCATGACCTCACACCCGCCGGTGGTGGCGCTTTCGGAAAAGCTGGCCTCTTTGGCACCGGACCATATCAACCATGTCTTCTATGGCAATTCCGGTTCGGAATCCAATGATACGGTGGTGCGTATGGTGCGCCACTATTGGGCGAGCATGGGCAAACCCGACAAGAAAGTGATCATTGCCCGCAAGAATGCCTATCATGGCTCCACGGTGGCTGCGGCCTCTCTGGGGGGCATGAAGGGCATGCATGCGCAGGGCGGGTTGCCCATTCCCGATATCACCCATATCGACCAACCCTACTGGTATGGAGAAGGGGGCGATATGGATCCGGCAGAGTTCGGCCTGATGCGCGCCCGTGCACTGGAAGCGGAAATTGACCGCATCGGTGAAGACAAGGTCGCCGCCTTCATCGCCGAACCCATTCAGGGCGCAGGTGGCGTTATTATTCCGCCGGACAGCTACTGGCCTGAAATCCAGCGCATTTGCGATGAGCGCGACATCCTGTTGATCGCCGACGAAGTGATCTGCGGCTTCGGGCGCACAGGCAACTGGTTCGGCTCGGATACCTACCAGATCAAGCCAGACCTGATGACCATCGCCAAGGGGCTCTCTTCGGGCTATCTGCCCATCGCAGGCGTATTGGTATCCGACCGCGTGGCGGAAGGCTTCATTGCCCATGGAGGCGAGTTCGCCCACGGTTATACCTATTCGGGCCATCCGGTGGCTTGCGCAGCTGCTCTTGCGAATCTCGAGATCATGGAAAATGAGCATATCGTTGAGGGCGTTCGCAATCGGGCAGCCCCTTATCTTGCAGAGAAATGGGCGGCGCTGGGCGATCATCCGTTGATCGGGGAGGCCCGATCGAAGGGGCTTGTTGCCGCGCTGGAACTGACACCAGACAAAGCGGCGCGCGCGCCTTTTGCCGCCAGCAAGGGGACTGTCGGCCTGCTTTGCCGCGAACATTGCTTTAACAACGGTCTTGTGATGCGTCATGTGGGCGATACGATGATCATCGCACCGCCTCTGATCATCTCAAACAGCGAAATCGACGAATTGGTCAGCAAGGCCGTCAAATGTCTGGACCTGACGCTGGCAGACCTCAAGGCCCGCGATCTCTATAAATAA
- a CDS encoding glutamine synthetase family protein translates to MTSSEDKTPIAPALSPSSSSSLGDGIPLPQKAEEVREWMRSRHIDEVECVVPDIVGIARGKAMPASKFSGLNPTYLPTSIFFQTITGAYIEMEDRQDFMMERDIQLVPDLSTVRSVPWANDPTVQVIHDLYTLDGEPVELAPRNVLRRVIGGFESMGWNAVVAPELEFYLTKRNSDPDYPLEPPIGRSGRQSVGRQAYSIAAVDEYDRIIEDIYDFAEAQGLEIDTVIQEGGAGQLEINLIHGNPLDLADQIFVFKRLIREAAFRHDCYATFMAKPMDNEPGSAMHIHQSVVDAKTGANVFSDENGEPSELFYQFLGGQQKYLPDVMSILAPYVNSYRRLLAGDSAPINLEWSIDNRSVGLRIPNSTARNRRIENRLVGADTNPYLAIAASLACGLLGIINKDKPKPQLQHHAHHMPFTLPRSVHHSLGRLEKNEQLHDLLGPDFVTIYSQIKLHESEEFNQVISPWEREHLLLTV, encoded by the coding sequence ATGACCAGCTCCGAAGACAAGACACCAATAGCCCCTGCCCTCTCCCCATCATCAAGCAGCAGTCTGGGAGACGGCATTCCCCTGCCGCAAAAGGCCGAAGAGGTGCGCGAATGGATGCGCTCGCGCCATATCGATGAAGTCGAGTGTGTCGTGCCCGATATCGTAGGCATTGCCCGCGGCAAGGCCATGCCGGCGTCGAAATTCTCAGGCCTCAACCCGACCTATCTGCCAACCTCCATTTTCTTTCAGACCATCACCGGTGCTTATATTGAAATGGAAGACCGGCAGGATTTCATGATGGAGCGGGATATTCAGCTGGTGCCTGATCTTTCCACGGTGCGGTCCGTTCCATGGGCCAATGATCCGACGGTTCAGGTTATCCATGATCTTTACACGCTCGACGGGGAGCCGGTGGAACTGGCCCCGCGCAACGTCTTGCGCCGTGTGATCGGGGGCTTTGAGTCCATGGGCTGGAATGCTGTTGTCGCCCCAGAGCTGGAATTCTACCTGACCAAGCGAAATTCCGACCCGGACTATCCGCTTGAGCCCCCCATCGGGCGATCAGGCCGTCAGTCTGTCGGACGACAGGCCTATTCCATTGCAGCGGTGGATGAATATGATCGCATCATAGAGGACATCTATGATTTTGCCGAAGCGCAGGGACTGGAGATCGACACGGTCATTCAGGAAGGCGGCGCTGGGCAGCTGGAAATCAACCTCATTCATGGCAATCCGCTTGATCTGGCCGATCAGATCTTTGTCTTCAAGCGCCTTATTCGCGAAGCTGCCTTCCGGCATGATTGCTATGCCACCTTCATGGCCAAGCCAATGGACAACGAACCGGGCAGCGCCATGCATATCCACCAGAGCGTTGTGGATGCAAAGACCGGTGCTAATGTCTTTTCGGATGAGAATGGCGAGCCAAGCGAATTATTTTATCAGTTCCTTGGTGGCCAGCAAAAATATCTGCCGGATGTGATGAGCATCCTTGCGCCTTATGTGAACAGCTACCGACGTTTGCTGGCAGGCGATTCAGCTCCCATCAATCTGGAATGGTCCATCGACAACCGCTCTGTGGGCTTGCGGATACCCAATTCAACTGCCAGAAACCGGCGCATCGAAAACCGCCTTGTTGGCGCGGATACGAACCCCTATCTGGCAATTGCCGCCAGCCTGGCCTGTGGCCTTCTGGGCATCATCAACAAGGACAAGCCCAAGCCACAATTGCAGCATCATGCCCATCACATGCCCTTCACCTTGCCGCGCTCGGTGCATCATTCGCTCGGACGGCTGGAGAAAAACGAACAGTTGCATGATCTGCTGGGGCCGGATTTCGTCACCATCTACAGCCAGATCAAGCTGCATGAATCGGAAGAGTTCAATCAGGTCATCAGCCCATGGGAGCGCGAGCACTTGCTGTTGACCGTCTAA
- a CDS encoding tagatose 1,6-diphosphate aldolase, giving the protein MNITPGKYWRMRRLADDNGRFKMLAMDQTGPIVNPIKAVRKTDKAPFEDVAAVKSMLGRYLAPKASAVLVDPPLGYAPTIAQIPARRGLLIGTEWATWETTETGRKSSSVPGWGPDVIRTIGGDGVKVNLWYRADADEGVKLHQLNYLNGIKKACRENDIPFILEYLVYPFPSETQEDFLARRLELVRGTLADKEIMDPDGVDVFKLEPPTETTNVPDPDGPQAATIQARFDAMAKDLGRPWVLLSAGSTPQDFVSLLTYAYRAGASGYLAGRAIWLQPFSNFPDIATMEKELSETAPALMDQLNAMTDAMATPWTDAAPWNGSVEMAPSGESFAPDYSKKLAAGF; this is encoded by the coding sequence ATGAACATTACCCCTGGTAAATATTGGAGAATGCGCCGTCTGGCGGACGATAATGGGCGCTTCAAGATGCTGGCCATGGACCAGACGGGTCCGATCGTCAACCCAATCAAGGCGGTCAGGAAGACAGACAAGGCTCCGTTCGAGGATGTGGCTGCTGTAAAGTCGATGCTTGGCCGCTATCTGGCCCCCAAGGCTTCGGCGGTACTGGTCGATCCTCCACTGGGATACGCCCCAACGATTGCCCAGATCCCAGCGCGTCGGGGTCTACTGATCGGAACAGAATGGGCAACATGGGAAACCACTGAAACGGGCCGCAAATCGTCCAGCGTACCTGGCTGGGGGCCGGACGTGATCCGCACCATCGGCGGCGATGGCGTCAAGGTCAATCTGTGGTATCGCGCAGATGCCGACGAAGGGGTCAAGCTGCACCAGCTCAATTATCTCAACGGCATCAAGAAAGCCTGCCGCGAAAACGACATTCCCTTCATTCTGGAATATCTGGTCTATCCTTTCCCTTCTGAAACGCAGGAAGACTTCCTTGCCCGCCGTTTGGAGTTGGTCAGAGGCACGCTGGCTGATAAGGAAATCATGGACCCCGATGGTGTCGATGTATTCAAGCTTGAACCACCGACAGAAACCACCAATGTGCCAGACCCTGACGGCCCGCAAGCCGCTACCATTCAGGCCCGGTTTGACGCCATGGCCAAGGATCTTGGTCGCCCATGGGTGCTGCTCAGTGCGGGCTCCACTCCACAGGATTTTGTTTCCCTGTTGACCTATGCCTATAGAGCTGGCGCCAGCGGCTATCTCGCAGGCCGGGCCATCTGGCTGCAACCTTTCTCCAATTTCCCGGACATCGCCACGATGGAAAAGGAATTGTCAGAAACTGCCCCTGCCCTGATGGATCAGCTCAACGCCATGACCGACGCAATGGCAACCCCATGGACAGATGCAGCACCATGGAACGGCTCCGTGGAAATGGCCCCGTCAGGTGAAAGCTTTGCACCTGATTACTCCAAGAAATTGGCAGCGGGTTTTTAA
- a CDS encoding gamma-glutamyl-gamma-aminobutyrate hydrolase family protein (Members of this family of hydrolases with an active site Cys residue belong to MEROPS family C26.) produces MTDTFTLGILETGRPPEALAGTFPSYAEMFAQMVGATAPVHWDFAYYRALEGELPPSPDACNAWLITGSKFGAYEDYPWIHALKEFIVKAYTTGVPMVGICFGHQILAEALGGKVIKSEKGWGVGYQAYQWSKTKPDWLSATDLTGRDAFAILAFHQDQVVEVPPQAKVIASSDFCPAAALVYGEQVLSFQGHPEFSAEFVADLIEEKRDDVLGQAVADKAATSLKKPIDRMAIGAGIVEFLKAREAEWLNKEAANAI; encoded by the coding sequence ATGACAGACACATTCACGCTCGGTATTCTGGAAACCGGGCGCCCGCCTGAAGCACTTGCGGGCACATTCCCGTCCTATGCCGAAATGTTCGCCCAGATGGTCGGAGCAACTGCACCCGTCCACTGGGACTTTGCCTATTATCGTGCCCTTGAAGGCGAATTACCGCCAAGTCCGGATGCCTGCAACGCGTGGCTGATTACCGGCTCCAAATTCGGTGCCTATGAGGACTATCCATGGATTCATGCGCTCAAGGAGTTCATCGTCAAGGCCTATACAACCGGGGTGCCGATGGTTGGTATCTGCTTTGGGCACCAGATACTGGCAGAGGCGCTCGGTGGCAAGGTGATCAAATCCGAAAAAGGCTGGGGTGTCGGTTATCAGGCATACCAGTGGAGCAAGACCAAGCCCGATTGGCTGTCCGCGACCGATCTGACCGGGCGGGACGCCTTCGCCATTCTCGCGTTCCATCAGGATCAGGTGGTTGAAGTGCCACCGCAAGCGAAGGTGATCGCATCGAGTGATTTCTGCCCTGCGGCAGCGCTCGTCTATGGCGAGCAGGTGCTTTCCTTTCAGGGGCATCCCGAATTCAGCGCCGAATTTGTGGCCGATCTGATTGAGGAAAAACGGGACGATGTTCTGGGGCAGGCCGTGGCCGACAAGGCCGCGACATCACTGAAAAAACCGATTGATAGAATGGCCATCGGCGCGGGGATTGTGGAATTTCTCAAAGCGCGGGAAGCCGAGTGGCTCAACAAAGAGGCTGCAAACGCCATTTAA
- a CDS encoding FAD-binding oxidoreductase has translation MSLSSPKGGFLHGNDKQGTYPDSYYAATANPHEPLPPLKGEQHCDVCVIGGGYAGLSSALHLAQQGHTVILLEAHRIGWGASGRNGGQVCTGQRLEQDALEKMVGSAEARLLWDIAVDGIQMVRDLVEDHGIACDLKSGTLHADHKPHYAEDSKAYVEKLNCEYGYEHIRYVNKAEVEEMVGSTAYYGGMVDMFAGHLHPLNYALGLGAAARKAGATLFENSEVQTIEKGPTITIKCADGQVKAKHLIIACNGYIENLVPKVAARVMPMNNYIIATEPLDEGLARELIRDDLGVADSKFVVNYYRLSADKRMLFGGGETYSFKFPDDIKSFVRQPMLEIYPQLEDAQIDYGWGGTLGITVNRMPYFAKLDKNIINASGFSGHGVAIATISGKLAADLIDGQASRFDAMEHVPTYPFPGGRHLRHALLVMAMLYYKMRDKIGTPARP, from the coding sequence ATGAGTCTTAGTAGCCCCAAGGGCGGTTTTCTGCATGGCAACGACAAGCAGGGAACCTATCCCGATAGCTATTACGCTGCCACTGCCAACCCTCACGAACCGCTGCCGCCTCTCAAGGGTGAACAACACTGCGATGTCTGCGTGATTGGCGGAGGCTATGCCGGGCTTTCCTCGGCCCTCCATCTGGCCCAGCAGGGTCACACAGTCATTCTGCTGGAAGCCCACCGCATCGGCTGGGGCGCTTCGGGGCGCAATGGCGGGCAGGTCTGCACCGGCCAGCGGCTTGAGCAGGATGCTCTGGAGAAAATGGTCGGCTCGGCTGAGGCGCGTCTTTTATGGGATATCGCGGTGGATGGCATCCAGATGGTCAGGGATCTGGTGGAAGATCATGGCATTGCCTGCGACCTCAAATCCGGCACGTTGCATGCCGATCACAAGCCCCATTATGCCGAAGACTCCAAGGCCTATGTCGAGAAGCTCAATTGCGAATATGGCTACGAGCATATTCGCTATGTGAACAAGGCCGAAGTAGAAGAGATGGTTGGCTCGACCGCCTATTATGGTGGCATGGTGGATATGTTTGCTGGGCATTTACATCCACTCAATTATGCCCTTGGTCTTGGTGCCGCCGCACGCAAGGCGGGCGCGACCCTCTTCGAAAATAGCGAAGTGCAGACCATCGAAAAGGGACCAACCATCACCATCAAATGTGCGGACGGCCAGGTCAAAGCCAAGCATCTGATCATCGCCTGCAACGGCTATATCGAAAATCTGGTGCCCAAGGTTGCCGCTCGAGTGATGCCGATGAACAATTACATCATCGCCACCGAACCGCTGGATGAGGGGCTGGCGCGGGAGCTGATACGGGATGACCTTGGCGTGGCGGACAGCAAATTCGTCGTCAACTATTATCGTCTTTCAGCGGACAAACGCATGTTGTTTGGCGGTGGCGAGACCTATAGCTTCAAGTTCCCTGACGATATCAAATCCTTCGTCCGCCAACCGATGCTGGAGATCTATCCTCAGCTAGAGGATGCACAGATCGACTATGGCTGGGGCGGAACGCTGGGTATCACGGTCAACCGCATGCCCTATTTTGCCAAACTCGACAAAAATATCATCAATGCCAGCGGATTTTCCGGCCATGGCGTGGCCATTGCCACCATTTCAGGCAAACTGGCGGCCGACCTGATCGACGGACAGGCAAGCCGGTTCGACGCCATGGAACATGTGCCAACCTACCCTTTCCCCGGCGGACGCCATCTGCGCCACGCCCTTCTTGTCATGGCGATGCTCTATTACAAGATGAGAGACAAGATCGGCACGCCAGCGCGGCCCTAA
- a CDS encoding amino acid ABC transporter permease, producing MMFQDFTMAHVYFMLNGLLWTIGLALIALTGGSIAGSVLALMAVSRNKLARRIAKFYIFVVQGTPLLVTLFIAYFGANYVGVDVPPLVAISFAFSFYAAAFLGEIWRGSINSVPMGQSEGSHALGLSRVDSMRFIIIPQAVKIATPPTVGFFVMLIKNTSLASVVSITELTRTSQIVSNATFKPLQVYLLAALFYFLVCFPLTIVSRRLEKRLHKS from the coding sequence ATGATGTTTCAAGACTTTACCATGGCGCATGTCTATTTCATGCTCAATGGTCTTCTCTGGACGATAGGCCTCGCCCTGATCGCCCTTACCGGCGGCTCTATCGCAGGATCCGTTCTGGCATTGATGGCCGTTTCCCGCAACAAGCTCGCACGCCGCATCGCCAAGTTTTACATTTTCGTTGTGCAGGGAACGCCGCTGCTGGTGACGCTGTTCATCGCCTATTTCGGAGCCAACTATGTCGGCGTTGATGTGCCGCCACTGGTTGCCATCTCATTTGCCTTTTCCTTTTATGCCGCAGCCTTTCTGGGGGAGATTTGGCGTGGTTCCATCAATTCTGTGCCCATGGGGCAAAGCGAAGGATCGCATGCATTGGGGCTGAGCCGCGTCGATTCCATGCGCTTCATCATCATTCCGCAGGCGGTAAAGATTGCGACGCCGCCAACCGTCGGCTTTTTTGTGATGCTCATCAAGAATACATCGCTCGCTTCCGTTGTGAGCATCACCGAATTGACGCGCACATCCCAGATTGTCAGCAACGCCACGTTCAAGCCGCTGCAAGTCTATCTCTTGGCGGCCCTGTTCTATTTTCTCGTGTGCTTTCCGCTGACGATCGTCAGTCGCAGGCTCGAAAAAAGACTTCATAAATCTTGA
- a CDS encoding PfkB family carbohydrate kinase, with product MEAHESAPLMEFEKTGSTRIVTLGNAFLDTILYLPEIPDKPTKMRVMDVKMTGGGIAATAACAAARLGADVAYWGRLGVDEVGDRIVEHLSRCGVKTDGVARVEGGRSPMGTILVDQGGERTALGFIGRDLGDEADWLPLEDVTALSGVLADYSWWQGAAALFEAANRQGIVSVLDADVGDMHAVHNLLALPEHLVFSAACLRRLTEHSDLSDALRKADDMCRGIVSVTDGERGFFWCAEGQIHHVPAFKVDPIDTNGAGDIFHGAFTLGLSEKMTIEEAARFASAAAALKCACGSGWESIPDRKQVETLINGGNA from the coding sequence ATGGAAGCTCACGAATCTGCGCCTTTGATGGAATTTGAAAAGACTGGGTCGACACGCATTGTGACGCTCGGCAACGCATTTTTGGATACGATCCTCTATTTACCCGAAATCCCTGACAAGCCAACAAAAATGCGCGTCATGGATGTAAAGATGACAGGTGGAGGCATCGCTGCAACTGCGGCTTGCGCTGCCGCAAGGCTGGGTGCCGATGTTGCCTATTGGGGGCGGCTGGGCGTGGATGAGGTGGGAGACAGGATTGTCGAGCACCTTTCCCGGTGTGGTGTCAAAACGGATGGCGTTGCGCGAGTAGAGGGCGGGCGCAGCCCTATGGGCACCATTCTGGTCGATCAGGGGGGAGAACGCACTGCCCTTGGTTTCATTGGTCGCGATCTCGGCGATGAAGCCGATTGGCTACCGCTAGAGGATGTCACCGCGCTATCAGGCGTTTTGGCAGATTATAGCTGGTGGCAGGGCGCGGCGGCGCTTTTTGAGGCAGCCAACCGGCAGGGCATCGTGTCGGTGCTGGATGCCGACGTCGGCGACATGCATGCTGTGCACAACCTTTTGGCGTTGCCCGAACATCTGGTCTTCTCCGCAGCCTGCCTCAGGCGCTTGACCGAGCATAGCGATTTATCCGACGCCTTGCGAAAGGCCGATGACATGTGCCGGGGCATTGTTTCAGTGACCGATGGGGAGCGGGGCTTTTTCTGGTGTGCCGAAGGGCAGATCCACCATGTACCCGCCTTTAAGGTAGATCCAATAGACACCAACGGTGCAGGCGACATTTTCCATGGCGCCTTCACCCTCGGGCTTTCCGAGAAGATGACGATTGAGGAGGCCGCGCGCTTTGCAAGCGCCGCAGCAGCGCTCAAATGCGCCTGTGGCAGCGGCTGGGAAAGCATTCCTGACCGGAAGCAGGTCGAGACTTTGATAAATGGAGGAAACGCATGA
- a CDS encoding aldehyde dehydrogenase family protein has product MLDKRKFFVGGEWVDPISATDLDVINPATEEVIAVISMGSEADADAAVKAANAAFPGYSKTSKAERLDLLESILAVYKKRYDDMADAITAEMGAPCKLSHAAQAGVGVGHLQGFIDALKDYEFESTCCGDIILREPIGVCGLITPWNWPMNQMVLKIAPALAAGCTMVLKPSELTPLSAMLYAEILQEAGVPKGVFNLVNGEGPVVGSALSRHKDVQMMSFTGSTRGGVAVTKDAADTVKRVALELGGKSPNVVFADAQDLQTSVTRGARAVFNNTGQSCNAPTRMLVEKSVYEEAMQIAKAAAEATEVGDPTKDGSHIGPLVSQMQYDKVQALIQKGIDEGATLLVGGTGKPEGRNVGYFCKPTVFGNATNDMTIAREEIFGPVLTMIPFEGEDEAIAIANDTPYGLAAFIETGDEARGMRVAKALRAGMVRLNGSDINWGSPFGGYKMSGLGREGGHFGIDDFLEIKAISRP; this is encoded by the coding sequence ATGTTGGACAAACGCAAATTCTTTGTCGGTGGAGAATGGGTAGACCCGATCTCTGCGACGGATCTGGATGTCATCAACCCTGCGACAGAAGAGGTGATTGCGGTCATTTCCATGGGCAGCGAAGCGGATGCCGATGCGGCCGTCAAGGCCGCCAATGCGGCTTTTCCCGGCTACTCAAAGACCAGCAAGGCCGAGCGTCTTGATCTGCTGGAAAGCATTCTGGCCGTTTATAAAAAGCGCTATGATGACATGGCTGATGCCATCACCGCCGAGATGGGGGCGCCTTGCAAGCTTTCCCATGCGGCCCAGGCTGGCGTCGGGGTAGGGCATTTGCAAGGCTTTATCGATGCGCTGAAAGACTATGAGTTTGAAAGCACCTGTTGTGGTGACATCATCCTGCGTGAACCCATCGGGGTCTGCGGTCTGATCACACCGTGGAACTGGCCGATGAACCAGATGGTGCTGAAAATCGCCCCAGCGTTGGCTGCTGGCTGCACCATGGTGCTGAAGCCATCCGAACTGACGCCGCTTTCGGCCATGCTGTATGCGGAGATCCTGCAGGAAGCGGGCGTGCCAAAAGGCGTGTTCAACCTTGTGAATGGCGAAGGGCCGGTGGTCGGGTCTGCCCTTTCACGCCACAAGGATGTGCAGATGATGTCCTTTACTGGCTCGACCCGTGGCGGGGTGGCCGTAACCAAGGATGCGGCAGACACCGTCAAGCGTGTTGCGCTTGAACTGGGCGGCAAAAGCCCGAATGTGGTCTTCGCCGATGCTCAGGATCTTCAAACCTCCGTGACCCGTGGCGCTCGCGCCGTGTTCAACAATACTGGCCAATCTTGCAATGCGCCAACCCGCATGCTGGTTGAGAAAAGTGTTTATGAGGAAGCCATGCAGATCGCCAAGGCGGCTGCAGAAGCGACAGAGGTTGGCGATCCCACCAAGGATGGAAGCCATATCGGGCCATTGGTCAGCCAGATGCAATATGACAAGGTGCAGGCCCTTATCCAGAAAGGCATTGATGAAGGTGCAACATTGCTGGTAGGCGGCACAGGCAAACCGGAAGGCCGCAATGTGGGCTATTTTTGCAAGCCAACCGTGTTTGGCAATGCGACCAACGATATGACCATCGCACGGGAAGAGATTTTCGGCCCGGTGCTGACCATGATCCCCTTTGAAGGCGAGGACGAAGCCATCGCCATTGCCAACGACACCCCCTATGGCCTTGCTGCCTTTATTGAAACGGGCGACGAAGCGCGCGGCATGCGCGTCGCCAAGGCATTAAGGGCTGGCATGGTGCGCCTGAATGGTTCCGACATCAATTGGGGCAGCCCCTTTGGCGGCTACAAGATGAGCGGCTTGGGGCGTGAAGGCGGCCATTTCGGCATCGACGACTTCCTCGAAATCAAAGCGATCTCACGCCCTTGA